Proteins from a genomic interval of Paenibacillus lentus:
- a CDS encoding DNA and RNA helicase — translation MFNHIAPKFEKGRILKTGMLENLRDFPREFVDVYYHEYTDGIISGAHVEVGADSLIVHPGIVKHQGRLYLLKDAVSIKYRATGREAALKVRFHAGDEDSDWRTFRSEIVIDEQLEVADSELELCRFKLKEGARLRQDYQGFRDLATEFNTVNVLHVRYAAYGKSTLSPVVLRCFAEEMTRKGSGDPQDFMFAMMCMNEGTLARDVILHYMTSRLGMSIREYTNVEIHKYLSRILDGVRGGGGGRLGMTPGGSQRVIVD, via the coding sequence ATGTTTAACCATATCGCACCAAAGTTTGAGAAGGGCCGGATTCTAAAGACGGGGATGCTGGAAAATCTGCGGGATTTCCCCCGCGAATTTGTGGATGTCTACTATCACGAATATACGGACGGCATTATTTCGGGTGCCCATGTTGAGGTCGGAGCAGATTCTCTCATCGTGCATCCCGGCATCGTCAAGCATCAAGGGCGACTATATTTGCTAAAAGATGCTGTGAGCATCAAGTACCGCGCCACGGGGCGGGAGGCTGCGCTAAAAGTTCGTTTCCATGCTGGTGACGAGGACAGCGATTGGCGGACGTTCCGCAGCGAGATTGTGATCGATGAGCAGCTGGAGGTGGCTGATTCCGAACTGGAATTATGCCGCTTCAAGCTCAAGGAAGGCGCGCGGCTGCGCCAGGACTACCAGGGCTTCCGGGATCTGGCGACTGAATTTAATACCGTGAATGTCCTGCATGTCCGCTACGCGGCTTACGGCAAAAGCACCTTGTCCCCGGTCGTCCTCCGCTGCTTCGCAGAGGAAATGACGCGCAAGGGAAGCGGCGATCCCCAGGACTTCATGTTTGCGATGATGTGCATGAACGAGGGAACCCTCGCTCGGGACGTCATTTTGCACTATATGACGAGCCGTCTCGGTATGAGTATTAGGGAGTACACGAATGTGGAGATCCACAAGTATTTGAGCCGCATCCTGGACGGTGTCCGCGGCGGCGGTGGCGGCAGGCTCGGCATGACCCCGGGCGGCAGCCAGCGGGTGATTGTGGATTAG
- a CDS encoding molecular chaperone gives MKGYKLYTDSTSQQRVRGKVRYTRDELTEMTTFQLRNICYRERLVEGLSHRLDREEMIRVILKYLGADEEMFIGPYCEGGFERVKTVMRKYMQASLQGDGGISVPARIVIYPDIAIDKSDGYMVKAPAMFAESNVLLVNDRMELCGILNLRKEEGSAGSFYLAADSSMEWQRTSNRQYSLLFLRKRDSEYVYKAYYESQALPPIQIQYYKIPLAELEIRELQPTDAVLAIDFGTSNTTAGAFLYNGYAQSPSSLEVLNGHIRSNEVNFVRFPDPTYRKPEWIEALPTAVSVADCSDPSHVKYQFGHEALLNIRRSSYSSRASVFQGLKRWVNSYDKPIEIMDSEGNTATVLRKDIIRAYLEYVIQMAEHQFKCKFKKLHFTSPVKMKAPFLQMFSTILEDYKIEQDEALDEGMAVLYNTIADGLERNLFIEGEEYKALVIDCGGGTTDLSSCRFRVEDGHMSYRITMDTTYENGDTHFGGNNITYRIMQFMKIVFADYYTNGRRRVTDIDDLIDIPANDLFREVDENGVDAVYTELERRYQEAEAIIPTAYATYENRSRDEYYRVRGNFHFLWEIAEGMKQQFFRKTGILRNRFDAEEDNSRDNDLQITTMERWFLSVSRGGELKDEYEIPNVVFNIKEITQLIKGDIYEVLRKFLDGFYKDGVLSEYSIIKLTGQSCRIEVFREALKEFVPGRSIEFRQKPTMGRVPELKLACLRGAIRYLNARKAGVIETSITNHAAVIPYSVSAYTHDRRELELISSLERTNRVLGFISRPYHTQEIEFLLRGADGGLRHSYVYQNRTAEYKPVNFEDIQAVYGDRIPQDDTDSIVNGETKYFVFADDDQWGFYVLPIARQDEGLLLGRKELYSFESERSELDFFDGTK, from the coding sequence ATGAAGGGTTATAAACTGTACACGGATTCCACCAGCCAACAGCGGGTGCGCGGGAAGGTTCGATATACACGGGATGAGCTGACAGAGATGACAACCTTCCAACTGCGGAATATTTGCTACCGGGAACGGCTTGTGGAGGGGCTTAGCCATCGGCTGGATCGGGAAGAGATGATTCGCGTTATTCTGAAATATTTGGGCGCGGATGAAGAGATGTTTATCGGTCCCTACTGCGAAGGCGGCTTCGAGCGCGTGAAGACGGTGATGCGCAAATATATGCAGGCATCGCTGCAAGGGGACGGGGGCATCAGTGTTCCGGCCCGTATCGTGATTTATCCCGACATCGCCATCGACAAGAGCGATGGCTATATGGTAAAGGCTCCAGCGATGTTCGCGGAGTCCAATGTGCTGCTCGTCAACGACCGAATGGAGCTTTGCGGCATTCTTAATTTGCGCAAGGAGGAAGGTTCGGCGGGCAGCTTTTATTTGGCGGCGGACAGCAGCATGGAATGGCAGCGGACGTCCAACCGCCAGTACAGCCTGCTATTCCTCCGGAAGCGTGACTCGGAATATGTATATAAAGCGTATTATGAGAGCCAGGCGTTGCCTCCGATTCAAATTCAATATTACAAAATTCCGCTGGCTGAGCTGGAAATACGAGAGCTTCAGCCGACGGATGCTGTGCTGGCGATCGATTTCGGGACTTCCAATACGACGGCTGGCGCTTTTTTGTACAACGGATACGCGCAGTCTCCGAGCAGCCTCGAGGTGTTGAACGGTCATATTCGCTCTAATGAAGTGAATTTTGTGAGGTTTCCCGATCCAACCTATCGAAAGCCGGAGTGGATTGAAGCACTGCCTACGGCGGTCAGTGTCGCGGACTGCTCCGATCCATCCCATGTGAAATACCAGTTCGGTCATGAGGCGCTATTGAATATCCGGCGCAGCAGCTACAGTAGCCGGGCTTCTGTATTTCAGGGGCTGAAGCGCTGGGTGAACAGCTATGACAAGCCGATCGAGATCATGGACAGCGAAGGAAATACAGCTACCGTTCTGCGGAAGGATATTATCCGGGCGTATTTGGAATACGTCATCCAGATGGCGGAGCATCAATTCAAGTGCAAGTTCAAGAAGCTGCATTTCACCAGCCCGGTCAAGATGAAGGCGCCGTTTCTTCAGATGTTCTCTACTATTTTAGAGGATTACAAAATTGAGCAGGATGAGGCGCTGGATGAGGGGATGGCGGTGCTTTACAACACGATTGCCGACGGCCTTGAACGTAATTTGTTCATTGAGGGCGAGGAGTATAAAGCGCTTGTCATCGACTGCGGGGGTGGGACGACGGATTTGTCATCCTGTCGCTTCCGGGTCGAGGACGGGCATATGTCCTATCGCATCACCATGGACACCACGTATGAGAACGGGGACACCCATTTTGGCGGCAATAACATTACCTATCGCATTATGCAGTTTATGAAAATCGTATTCGCCGATTATTACACAAACGGGCGGCGGAGAGTGACGGATATCGATGATCTGATCGATATTCCGGCGAACGATTTATTCCGTGAAGTGGACGAGAACGGCGTGGATGCGGTGTATACCGAGCTGGAGCGCCGTTATCAGGAGGCAGAGGCGATTATTCCGACCGCTTATGCGACGTATGAGAACCGCTCGCGAGACGAGTACTATCGGGTGCGCGGTAACTTTCATTTTCTATGGGAAATTGCCGAAGGGATGAAGCAGCAGTTCTTCCGCAAGACCGGCATTCTACGTAACCGCTTCGACGCTGAGGAGGACAACAGCCGGGATAACGATTTGCAGATTACGACGATGGAGCGCTGGTTCCTGTCGGTATCGCGGGGCGGCGAGTTGAAGGATGAATATGAAATCCCGAATGTAGTGTTCAATATCAAGGAAATTACCCAGCTGATTAAAGGGGATATTTACGAGGTATTGCGCAAATTTCTGGATGGATTCTACAAGGATGGCGTGCTAAGCGAGTATTCGATTATTAAGCTGACCGGGCAATCCTGCCGCATCGAGGTGTTCCGCGAGGCGCTGAAGGAGTTCGTTCCGGGACGGAGCATTGAGTTCCGGCAAAAGCCGACCATGGGCCGGGTTCCCGAACTGAAGCTGGCCTGCCTGCGCGGAGCGATTCGCTATTTGAACGCCCGGAAGGCGGGCGTGATCGAGACGAGCATCACGAATCATGCGGCCGTCATCCCGTATTCGGTCAGCGCCTATACCCATGATCGCCGCGAGCTGGAGCTCATCTCCAGCCTGGAGCGAACCAACCGGGTGCTCGGCTTCATTTCGCGGCCGTATCATACGCAGGAGATCGAGTTCCTGCTGCGCGGAGCGGACGGCGGTCTGCGCCACAGCTATGTGTACCAGAACCGGACGGCGGAATATAAGCCGGTGAACTTCGAGGACATCCAAGCCGTTTACGGCGACAGAATTCCGCAGGACGACACCGACTCTATCGTGAATGGAGAGACGAAGTATTTCGTCTTTGCCGACGACGACCAATGGGGCTTCTACGTCCTGCCGATCGCTCGTCAGGACGAGGGACTGCTGCTGGGCCGCAAGGAGCTGTATTCGTTTGAGAGCGAACGCTCCGAGCTGGACTTTTTTGACGGGACGAAGTAG
- a CDS encoding iron-dependent peroxidase, which produces MGLNYIWDLLVHAKEAGIDKRDITFIPAKVYSPYMELSLEDLNAAAGEQVEVEVNPFYRFFDVFRDLLDINLTEDEEFRHTLFDILIHFLAELDFMQGMNKREYHIRFVLRDLEAGAFGERVKERIGLFERDEREWIACAILRMYDTGETLNLLRSTVSRIFRYSTIYVNNEEKDEMLFYIGQRKTELARRKLELLMELFLPVRYRTEVYWDCHVGIIDAEDTMVQDRIALY; this is translated from the coding sequence ATGGGCTTGAATTACATTTGGGATTTGCTCGTTCATGCGAAGGAAGCCGGGATCGACAAGCGGGATATTACCTTTATTCCAGCAAAGGTGTATTCGCCCTATATGGAGCTTAGCTTAGAGGATTTGAATGCGGCGGCGGGCGAACAGGTGGAGGTTGAAGTCAACCCGTTCTATCGCTTTTTTGATGTGTTTCGCGACCTCCTTGATATTAACTTGACGGAGGACGAGGAGTTCCGACACACGCTGTTCGATATTCTGATTCATTTCCTGGCGGAGCTGGACTTCATGCAGGGGATGAATAAACGGGAATATCATATTCGCTTCGTTCTGCGGGATCTGGAAGCCGGGGCGTTCGGCGAGCGGGTCAAGGAGCGAATCGGTCTGTTTGAGCGGGATGAGCGGGAATGGATTGCCTGTGCCATCCTGCGCATGTATGACACCGGGGAGACGTTGAACCTGCTTCGCAGCACGGTGAGCCGGATTTTTCGTTACTCGACGATTTATGTCAACAACGAGGAGAAGGATGAGATGCTGTTCTATATCGGTCAGCGGAAGACGGAACTCGCTCGCCGGAAGCTGGAGCTGCTGATGGAGCTGTTCCTCCCGGTTCGCTATCGTACCGAGGTGTACTGGGATTGTCATGTGGGGATTATCGATGCTGAGGATACGATGGTCCAGGACCGAATCGCCCTCTATTAG
- a CDS encoding normocyte-binding protein, with amino-acid sequence MKDIVMDRLSKMEDLQQRRVLRSLMSSVFLGLVEYQEELNRQIERRVFEEVGNQDSKYDVYVGMCRREEWDPLHEYLFPMMPEDTEPLRVNLQDVVARLNEGEKLPLFSLFLECPYPMIQELLYSNRTFCGELITNRGRHAIQVRLERNTAYIREIEKLYHIFLSNGLPWKTINHPYAYKFVNAVLIGGEVQLAEEEEVQEITVQLEEYEAYKRTDLVPLWNIQRLELKTGGFPVPADDRVNFEHALPLAKSGLQHGYLVDTTDDSIRYIKRSPEELTVVSTRDKSDSWQVLMVVEPVSTGIGKLSYPLMSNRQRDDFISNYGRSQGQVVRSKGEIVRIIHSFAVSEWLELVDMEIRPPSANPAMTYELNRFITDEVRVDNGKWRMCLKFSYRETGKDLGYLAEDMMSFLVSQVQMSFPEYRCEGEWA; translated from the coding sequence ATGAAGGATATCGTGATGGATCGGCTGAGTAAAATGGAGGACTTGCAGCAGCGGCGGGTGCTTCGCAGCCTGATGAGCAGTGTGTTTCTCGGTCTTGTGGAATACCAGGAGGAGCTGAATCGCCAGATTGAACGACGGGTATTCGAGGAGGTCGGCAATCAGGATAGCAAATACGACGTATATGTCGGCATGTGCCGCCGTGAGGAATGGGATCCGCTGCATGAGTACTTGTTCCCGATGATGCCTGAAGACACGGAGCCGCTCAGGGTCAATCTGCAGGATGTGGTAGCCCGGCTGAATGAGGGGGAGAAGCTGCCGCTGTTCTCTTTATTTTTGGAGTGTCCTTATCCCATGATCCAGGAGCTGCTTTACAGCAACCGCACATTTTGCGGGGAACTGATTACGAACCGAGGCCGTCATGCCATTCAAGTCAGGCTGGAGCGGAACACAGCATACATACGAGAAATTGAGAAATTGTATCATATTTTTTTAAGCAATGGCCTGCCTTGGAAAACGATCAATCATCCCTATGCATACAAGTTCGTAAATGCCGTACTGATTGGGGGAGAAGTGCAGCTGGCGGAAGAAGAGGAAGTGCAGGAGATTACTGTTCAGCTGGAGGAATATGAGGCCTATAAAAGAACGGATTTGGTGCCGCTCTGGAACATTCAGCGTCTGGAACTGAAGACGGGAGGATTCCCGGTTCCGGCGGATGACCGTGTGAATTTCGAGCATGCGCTTCCGCTGGCCAAAAGCGGATTGCAGCATGGATATCTGGTCGATACGACCGATGACAGCATTCGTTACATCAAGCGTTCGCCGGAGGAATTGACCGTTGTATCGACGCGTGATAAATCAGATTCCTGGCAGGTATTGATGGTGGTGGAGCCGGTGAGCACAGGCATAGGCAAGCTGAGCTATCCCTTGATGTCGAACCGGCAGCGGGACGATTTCATTAGCAATTATGGCCGGAGCCAGGGACAGGTCGTTCGTTCCAAAGGGGAGATCGTGCGGATCATTCACTCCTTTGCGGTATCGGAATGGCTGGAGCTCGTGGATATGGAAATACGGCCCCCGTCGGCTAATCCGGCGATGACCTATGAGCTGAACCGGTTCATTACGGATGAAGTTCGGGTGGATAACGGCAAATGGCGAATGTGCCTGAAATTCAGTTACCGGGAAACCGGGAAGGACCTGGGGTATTTAGCCGAGGATATGATGAGCTTCCTGGTGTCCCAGGTTCAGATGTCGTTCCCGGAATATCGCTGTGAAGGAGAATGGGCTTGA
- a CDS encoding PP2C family protein-serine/threonine phosphatase has translation MRKENSDFKTAFVSEAGSFIDNRDYFAFVELEDMACYVIADGLDTDREVHSAKMAVSVILESFMEKPSLSRRKIRQDLEAAHEWLKFESRRVRLKASVLVVVTNYTKMVWASCGNARLYQFRGGRLNLRSKDQSLAQLLLEDGRVSEDGLSNHEERGNLLSYMGRPDRFEPYISEKTPLSDGDVLLLCTPGIWEEVELPEMLDALAESSDPDSLTDTLEDIVLSKQRQTVNNYTAAAIYVNKTFAEKPKNRKKWIMRIAIILLTMAIAGGGIWYAKARQAAKLADTVMQMTEYEQEGDEYATAGDYPKALKAYSEAKNAASKLKDKLHFQLLRNKQRVAQAVTDGDEYVKDGSFDMAVDSYTKALGEADKYKPFKVEDIEARIERSAAIAKLTEVIKEGDLQFQNQDYNRALETYKKAYRAAIEANYPGGQKQLETKMEETENKIDNIHRETKTLQADNLEKKGDRALAVLDYNGAIEAYKLAQEIYQEIDKLERVLAMERKIAKADEKRNPIVPASGQADSAGVSAGSGVSGAQTQGQGAYGSSGSRNSGGGSDWSGASGAGGNGASGYTGGGNQGSSGSSPANANAGSASGQSQSSANQGTAGPATGAEETGSGSENTMNNSQERSDASDGGGES, from the coding sequence ATGAGAAAGGAGAACAGCGATTTCAAGACTGCATTTGTCTCCGAAGCGGGTTCGTTTATTGACAACAGAGATTATTTTGCCTTCGTGGAGCTTGAGGACATGGCTTGCTACGTCATTGCGGACGGTCTCGATACAGATCGAGAGGTACACAGCGCAAAGATGGCGGTCAGCGTCATCCTGGAGAGTTTTATGGAAAAACCTTCTTTATCCCGGAGAAAGATTCGCCAGGATTTAGAGGCGGCTCACGAATGGTTGAAATTCGAAAGCCGCAGAGTCCGGCTAAAGGCCAGCGTGCTCGTTGTTGTGACGAATTATACTAAAATGGTGTGGGCGAGCTGCGGTAATGCGCGGTTGTATCAATTCCGCGGCGGGCGATTAAATTTGCGCTCGAAGGATCAGAGTTTGGCGCAGCTGCTGCTGGAGGATGGCAGAGTGTCCGAGGATGGGCTGTCCAACCATGAGGAACGCGGTAATTTATTGAGTTACATGGGCCGGCCAGATCGGTTCGAGCCTTATATATCGGAGAAAACCCCGCTCTCGGATGGGGATGTGCTTCTCCTCTGCACACCGGGGATTTGGGAAGAGGTCGAGCTGCCGGAAATGCTCGATGCACTAGCGGAATCGAGTGATCCCGACAGCTTGACAGATACGCTGGAGGACATCGTTCTCAGCAAGCAGCGACAGACGGTAAATAATTATACGGCGGCTGCGATTTATGTGAATAAGACGTTTGCGGAGAAGCCGAAGAACCGCAAGAAATGGATCATGCGCATAGCGATCATACTGCTAACGATGGCGATTGCCGGAGGCGGCATTTGGTATGCGAAAGCGAGGCAAGCGGCCAAACTTGCTGATACGGTCATGCAAATGACCGAGTATGAGCAGGAAGGCGATGAGTATGCTACCGCGGGTGATTATCCAAAGGCGCTCAAGGCATATAGCGAAGCGAAGAACGCGGCGAGCAAGCTGAAGGACAAGCTGCATTTCCAGTTGCTTCGGAACAAGCAGCGTGTCGCTCAAGCGGTGACGGATGGCGATGAATACGTGAAGGACGGTAGCTTCGATATGGCGGTGGATAGCTATACGAAGGCGCTCGGAGAGGCAGATAAGTATAAGCCGTTCAAGGTGGAGGACATTGAGGCGCGGATCGAGCGCAGCGCAGCGATCGCGAAGCTGACGGAGGTCATCAAGGAAGGGGATCTCCAATTCCAGAACCAGGATTACAACCGTGCGTTGGAGACGTACAAGAAGGCTTACCGGGCAGCGATTGAAGCGAATTATCCAGGCGGCCAGAAGCAGCTGGAGACGAAAATGGAAGAGACTGAGAATAAAATCGACAACATCCATCGGGAGACGAAGACGCTACAGGCCGACAATTTGGAGAAGAAAGGCGACCGTGCGCTAGCTGTGCTGGATTATAACGGTGCCATCGAGGCGTATAAACTGGCTCAGGAAATCTATCAAGAGATTGACAAGCTAGAGCGGGTGCTGGCTATGGAGCGGAAAATTGCTAAGGCCGATGAGAAGCGTAATCCGATCGTGCCAGCGTCAGGTCAAGCGGATTCCGCGGGTGTGAGTGCTGGTTCAGGAGTGTCTGGGGCGCAGACGCAGGGCCAGGGAGCCTACGGAAGCAGCGGATCGCGCAATTCCGGTGGAGGTTCCGATTGGAGCGGAGCTTCGGGAGCGGGCGGTAATGGAGCTTCTGGTTATACAGGTGGTGGCAATCAAGGTTCGTCAGGCAGTTCCCCGGCGAATGCGAATGCTGGATCAGCATCGGGGCAAAGTCAAAGCTCGGCGAATCAAGGCACCGCAGGCCCCGCTACGGGGGCTGAGGAGACGGGATCAGGCTCTGAAAATACGATGAACAACAGTCAGGAACGGTCAGATGCGTCAGACGGAGGTGGGGAATCATGA
- a CDS encoding PP2C family protein-serine/threonine phosphatase, which translates to MEDWSFFESYGIVAAALIVVAVLLVMRQKLRTSHAVDMTPEDTEPMYIPDIIETVKIGNAQTIGRRDEQDDYFSSSTTRIGTMAAIADGISGLSHGRMASTLAVTMFSREYLKVDDPADIPEYFHKAALISNRAIMEQLGGATGGTTLVVGIVSGGLLHWGAVGDSMIILFRDGEFIPINSKHTLETVLEEKYLSGEISKEEAKENPNRNQLVNYLGYGGFKSMEVGDPVSLQANDTIILCSDGVYDALTEVEMEQILMQGLPPQDAAEEMISLIERKSYKHQDNATVIILQMD; encoded by the coding sequence ATGGAGGATTGGAGTTTTTTCGAATCATACGGAATCGTTGCGGCTGCGCTGATCGTAGTCGCCGTATTGCTTGTTATGCGGCAAAAGCTGCGTACCAGCCACGCTGTAGACATGACGCCCGAGGATACCGAACCCATGTATATTCCAGACATCATTGAAACAGTCAAAATCGGCAATGCTCAGACGATCGGCAGGCGGGATGAGCAGGATGATTATTTCTCCAGCTCGACGACGCGAATCGGTACGATGGCTGCGATTGCCGACGGCATTAGCGGGTTGTCGCATGGAAGGATGGCCAGTACGCTGGCCGTGACGATGTTCTCGAGAGAGTATTTGAAGGTGGATGATCCGGCGGATATCCCCGAGTATTTTCACAAAGCAGCCTTGATTAGCAACCGGGCCATTATGGAGCAGCTGGGTGGTGCAACTGGAGGAACGACCCTCGTCGTCGGTATTGTGTCTGGCGGATTGTTGCATTGGGGGGCGGTTGGAGACAGCATGATCATTCTGTTTAGAGACGGCGAATTTATTCCAATCAATTCTAAGCATACGCTGGAGACCGTGCTGGAAGAGAAGTATTTATCCGGTGAAATCAGCAAGGAAGAAGCTAAGGAGAATCCGAATCGCAACCAACTGGTCAACTATTTGGGATATGGCGGTTTTAAAAGTATGGAGGTTGGCGACCCGGTATCCTTGCAAGCGAATGACACGATCATTCTGTGCAGTGACGGGGTTTACGATGCACTGACCGAGGTGGAGATGGAGCAGATTTTGATGCAGGGCTTGCCTCCGCAGGATGCTGCGGAAGAGATGATCAGCTTGATTGAGCGCAAGAGCTATAAGCACCAGGACAACGCGACGGTCATTATTTTGCAAATGGACTAA
- a CDS encoding FHA domain-containing protein, translating into MSLTRCLNGHMFSTRKHGNTCPYCNTTLEQPSRNESRRPQVAEDMEEKTMPYLGETTGIQPVTGWLVCVEGPQMGQDYRILAEKNFIGRAEEMQIRIIGDNAVSRRNHAVIVYDPKKRNFYLLPGDASGLAYHNNEAVYTPAELNAYDLIQLGRSKFVFVPLCGPHFEWDNS; encoded by the coding sequence ATGAGCTTGACGAGATGTCTGAATGGGCACATGTTCAGTACGAGAAAGCACGGCAACACTTGTCCATATTGCAACACGACGCTAGAGCAGCCTTCGCGGAACGAATCACGCAGACCCCAGGTCGCGGAGGACATGGAAGAGAAGACGATGCCATATCTGGGGGAGACAACGGGCATTCAACCAGTCACCGGCTGGCTCGTATGTGTCGAGGGCCCGCAGATGGGACAGGATTATCGTATTCTGGCTGAGAAAAACTTTATCGGCCGCGCGGAGGAAATGCAGATCCGGATTATCGGGGATAACGCGGTGTCCAGACGCAATCATGCCGTCATCGTCTACGATCCAAAGAAACGCAATTTTTATTTGCTGCCGGGCGATGCCTCAGGACTGGCCTATCATAACAACGAAGCGGTATATACGCCGGCAGAGCTTAACGCCTATGATTTAATCCAGCTTGGGCGCAGCAAGTTTGTATTTGTGCCTTTATGCGGACCACATTTTGAGTGGGATAACAGTTAA